The nucleotide window GCGGTAGCGGCTCCGCTTCGAAGGAATCGCTCAGCGGACACAGGCCGCGCCCGCCGCTTGCGGCGTGTGCCTCGCCACTCCTCAGCCACCTGGCCACCGTGTGCAGCGACGTGGCATTCAGCCAGGAGGCCCACCGTGGCGCGACGAGGGCCCTCACCGGCACCGCGCGCCTCCACCAACACCAAGGATTCACGGGCGCCCAGCATCTGCAACGCCGCGGCTTCCGCCAGTCGGTACTCGGCTTTCGCCTCGGCCAGCCGCGTCCGCGCTTCGGGACTCCCGTCCAACCTCGCGTGCGCCCGCTGCAGCTCCACCTCTGCCCGCCCCAGGCGCTCCGCGAGCGCCCGCCGCTTCTTCATGCTCATGGCCGAGGGTGGATAGCAGGTGGCATGCCGCGCCTCCACGGACGCCTCTGCCCTCGGGGCATGGTGAGCGCCGGCTTGGTGCCCCCGTCTCTCGACACGCACTCCCCAGTCCGGGCCGGAAGACGCCAGCCACAGCCACTGCCGCACGCGGGCTGAAGCGTTGGCGATATCGGCCCCCTGAATCGCGTTGCCCCGAAGGACGATGCCACTGAGCGGCGCTGCTCCAATCAGGTCGCGCTGCCGCCAGCTTTGTTCACAGGCTGACGGTGACTTGCCGTATTGGGTCTAGCGCGCTTTGTCTCGTCCGCGCGTTTTTCACTTAATGCTGGCCACTGCTACCGCATTTGAAGCAATGGCTCTCACGCGCCGACTGCAAGCGAGGCCGAAATGCCGTCGCGCATTCATCTGGGCCCTTGCAGCCACGCGTAGCGGAATCCAGAGGGGGAAGAAGACATCATGCTGTTGGTAGACGTGCTGGAGGAGCATCTCGACGAAGCGGAGTTTCGTTGGTTGCAATGGGAGAGGTCCCTGGAGGCGCCGGACTTCACCCTCGACGAGACAGCAACGCGCGAGGAGAGACTGCTGGCGCACCTGGAGGGGCTGGAGGACACCTCCGCACTCGACACCGTGCTGCGGCCGGCCTTCGACTCGGAAGAAGCGCAGCGTGTTTCGGCAGCAACGTATGCGCTGCTGGGGCTGGGCGAGGTGGACGAGGCGCTGGTGCGGCTGCGAGGTGCGAACGCACCAGTCCGTGCCGCCATTCTCCGGGCAATGGAGGTGAGTGAAGCACCGGGGTTGGCGTCCAGGCTTCTCGAATTGCTGAAGCTGGAAGACACGCCTTTCCAAGCAGGCGTGCTGGAGGCGCTGGCCTTTCGCCAGGAGGCCCCCGTAGAGGTACTGGCACGCTTCTTCACCCATGAGGAGCCACGGGCGCGAATCGCCGCCCTGCTCGGGGCCCCGTCGTTGCCGGAGGAGACGGTGCGCAGGCATTTGCCCGCGCTGCTCGATTCGGCCCACCCCGGCATTCGTGCAGCGGCCATGGAAGCAGGCCTCGCCTCCGGAGTGCGGCTGGCCTGGGAAGCCTGTCGCAGGGCAGTGCAAATGCCTGACGAACATGCCCGGGAAGCCATGGTGTTGCTGGCGCTGGGCGGTGACGAGGCGGAAGCCGCCCTCCTCGTGGGCCTGCTGGAGTCCGCCCAGCTGCGTGCCCACGCCCTCTGGGCCCTCGGCTTCAGCGGGCGGGTACCGGCCATGGATGCTTGTGTGAGGTACCTCGCGGTGCCCGACGTATCGCGCCTGGCAGGAGAGTCCTTCTCGGCCATGACGGGCCTTCGCCTGGAGGGCGCCTTCGCCTTACCTCCTGGAGAGAGGCCCGAAGGCGCGCCGACACCACCGGAGGAGCAGGAGAGTCTCGACGCCGACTTGACGCTCCGGCCAGAGGACGACTTGCCCTGGCC belongs to Myxococcus xanthus and includes:
- a CDS encoding TIGR02270 family protein; the encoded protein is MLLVDVLEEHLDEAEFRWLQWERSLEAPDFTLDETATREERLLAHLEGLEDTSALDTVLRPAFDSEEAQRVSAATYALLGLGEVDEALVRLRGANAPVRAAILRAMEVSEAPGLASRLLELLKLEDTPFQAGVLEALAFRQEAPVEVLARFFTHEEPRARIAALLGAPSLPEETVRRHLPALLDSAHPGIRAAAMEAGLASGVRLAWEACRRAVQMPDEHAREAMVLLALGGDEAEAALLVGLLESAQLRAHALWALGFSGRVPAMDACVRYLAVPDVSRLAGESFSAMTGLRLEGAFALPPGERPEGAPTPPEEQESLDADLTLRPEDDLPWPNVAAVKDWWAQHQARFVKGTRYLLGEPFSGLVLVEALESSSMRRRHVLARELAIRTR